A part of Motilibacter aurantiacus genomic DNA contains:
- a CDS encoding M14 family zinc carboxypeptidase: MPLRIARFALRLRQRRPEAPLARPVRARRRLTATLATAAALAVGGSLAAAPVGAAEDPGVLRVLRADWFTSGGQTFLSFEAKAGVPDGQATLTATWAPGPTGSATLARYEDADVYLYHRTATPIAVDTVPASVTITSSAGGSVTAPVDKWLGDGFELPAGYKTRFLTTTPSPTEANARLEALHAEFPGLTELITLPEKTFGYRRHAQAQFGTGTAATAASTFFVTSRKFGHEGGNDITLQLLAPTPNAQLTVFRNGNDITVFLATDAERQPVSTAAQVVAAINASSASELLTAYTFRRNAGAGVVPAAARQTLTDGLRAPASISREPFTMKVLRVGKVRDGSKAGVFLYAGEHPNEITPVLSVAETAERLLRNYATDEWTRNAIDNLDIFLLPWANPDGGHYSIFDTGVRKNLTNYCAPEDSDPGRRNSFGVNVNRNYATATVFEGWDGASTDCLNGNYAGPKAESEPEVRNLVWMAETFDNIKFAMNTHCCGGYFMWTPGAYIEDGRVSVQRPDAGIEAYYYEASEHILSAVQTYRDTAVWPGRTGPIIDVLYSAAGNSADYFWIEHGILAWAFETNGPRWDAANSRWVNGANTVDVTETAMEYANGQLGIVDVALSFQLDATAPESALQVTSRTATSTTFTVSTSEPATVHYTLDGSRPTLASPKLQAAGLREGAQSLTVTTGTTVNWFAVDPRGNVENGYAPAGTGAGYNSFAVAIGTPVSDLKATVDLYAAAGRLSARTAADLQGRLDRAQSLYTAGSESRTIGYLESFVAKVRNQVRHDDLARDTLVAAAERLIADLQAADAAEGAALPRAS, from the coding sequence GTGCCGCTCCGCATCGCACGCTTCGCCCTCCGTCTGCGGCAGCGCAGACCGGAGGCCCCCCTGGCCCGTCCCGTCCGGGCCCGGCGCCGGCTGACCGCGACGCTCGCCACCGCCGCGGCGCTCGCGGTCGGCGGCTCGCTCGCCGCCGCGCCCGTCGGCGCGGCCGAGGACCCGGGCGTCCTGCGCGTCCTGCGCGCGGACTGGTTCACCTCCGGTGGCCAGACGTTCCTCTCGTTCGAGGCCAAGGCCGGGGTGCCTGACGGCCAGGCGACGTTGACCGCCACCTGGGCGCCCGGCCCGACGGGCTCGGCGACGCTCGCGCGCTACGAGGACGCCGACGTCTACCTGTACCACCGCACCGCCACGCCGATCGCCGTCGACACCGTGCCCGCCTCGGTCACGATCACGAGCAGCGCCGGCGGCTCGGTCACGGCCCCGGTGGACAAGTGGCTGGGCGACGGGTTCGAGCTCCCGGCCGGCTACAAGACCCGGTTCCTGACCACGACGCCGAGCCCCACCGAGGCCAACGCCCGGCTCGAGGCGCTGCACGCCGAGTTCCCCGGCCTGACCGAGCTCATCACGCTGCCGGAGAAGACCTTCGGGTACCGGCGCCACGCCCAGGCCCAGTTCGGCACCGGGACCGCGGCGACCGCGGCCTCGACGTTCTTCGTGACCTCGAGGAAGTTCGGGCACGAGGGCGGCAACGACATCACCCTGCAACTGCTCGCGCCGACGCCGAACGCGCAGCTGACCGTCTTCCGCAACGGCAACGACATCACGGTCTTCCTCGCGACGGACGCCGAGCGCCAGCCGGTCAGCACCGCCGCGCAGGTCGTCGCGGCCATCAACGCGAGCTCGGCCTCCGAGCTGCTCACCGCCTACACCTTCCGGCGCAACGCCGGGGCCGGCGTCGTCCCGGCGGCGGCGCGGCAGACGCTGACCGACGGGCTGCGCGCGCCGGCGAGCATCTCGCGCGAGCCGTTCACCATGAAGGTGCTGCGGGTCGGGAAGGTGCGTGACGGCTCGAAGGCCGGCGTCTTCCTGTACGCCGGTGAGCACCCCAACGAGATCACCCCGGTGCTGTCGGTGGCCGAGACGGCCGAGCGCCTGCTGCGCAACTACGCGACCGACGAGTGGACCCGCAACGCGATCGACAACCTCGACATCTTCCTGCTGCCGTGGGCGAACCCGGACGGCGGCCACTACTCGATCTTCGACACCGGCGTCCGCAAGAACCTCACGAACTACTGCGCCCCCGAGGACAGCGACCCGGGCCGGCGCAACAGCTTCGGCGTCAACGTCAACCGCAACTACGCCACGGCGACGGTCTTCGAGGGCTGGGACGGCGCCTCGACCGACTGCCTCAACGGCAACTACGCCGGGCCCAAGGCCGAGTCCGAGCCCGAGGTCCGCAACCTGGTGTGGATGGCGGAGACGTTCGACAACATCAAGTTCGCCATGAACACCCACTGCTGCGGCGGCTACTTCATGTGGACGCCCGGCGCCTACATCGAGGACGGCCGCGTCTCCGTCCAGCGTCCGGACGCCGGCATCGAGGCGTACTACTACGAGGCCTCGGAGCACATCCTGTCGGCCGTGCAGACCTACCGCGACACCGCGGTGTGGCCCGGCCGCACCGGCCCGATCATCGACGTGCTCTACTCCGCGGCCGGCAACTCGGCCGACTACTTCTGGATCGAGCACGGCATCCTCGCGTGGGCCTTCGAGACCAACGGCCCGCGCTGGGACGCTGCGAACAGCCGCTGGGTGAACGGGGCCAACACCGTCGACGTGACGGAGACCGCGATGGAGTACGCCAACGGCCAGCTCGGCATCGTCGACGTCGCGCTCTCGTTCCAGCTGGACGCCACGGCCCCCGAGTCGGCACTGCAGGTCACCTCGCGCACCGCGACGAGCACGACCTTCACCGTGTCGACGTCGGAGCCGGCGACGGTCCACTACACGCTCGACGGCAGCCGGCCGACGCTCGCCTCGCCCAAGCTGCAGGCCGCCGGGCTGCGTGAGGGCGCCCAGTCCCTGACCGTCACCACCGGCACGACGGTCAACTGGTTCGCCGTCGACCCGCGCGGAAACGTGGAGAACGGGTACGCGCCCGCCGGCACCGGCGCGGGCTACAACTCCTTCGCCGTCGCGATCGGCACCCCGGTCAGCGACCTCAAGGCCACCGTCGACCTGTACGCCGCGGCGGGCCGCCTCTCTGCGCGCACCGCGGCGGACCTGCAGGGCCGCCTCGACCGCGCCCAGTCGCTCTACACGGCCGGCAGCGAGTCGCGCACGATCGGCTACCTGGAGTCGTTCGTGGCGAAGGTGAGGAACCAGGTCCGGCACGACGACCTGGCCCGCGACACCCTGGTGGCCGCCGCCGAGCGGCTCATCGCCGACCTGCAGGCCGCGGACGCGGCCGAGGGCGCGGCTCTCCCCCGCGCCAGCTGA
- a CDS encoding GNAT family N-acetyltransferase: MGQTVTDLPAGRRHVDAAVAVLAAALRDDPGWAAAVPDPPERAAVLAAVLRAAVADAVRHGRVLVARGPGGDVLGAAVWLPPGAYPMTGGRSAAAALRLLRAAARRPGAMRAAASFGAAVDRAFPDRREDPVAYLQALGVSPAHARRGVGRALLAPLLAAPFATYLETAEPVNVGYYERVGFCVLPGSPGAIGGSGPAMWRMRRPAPGAPPAR; this comes from the coding sequence ATGGGCCAGACCGTCACCGACCTGCCTGCAGGCCGGCGGCACGTGGACGCCGCCGTCGCGGTCCTCGCCGCCGCCCTGCGCGACGACCCCGGCTGGGCCGCGGCGGTGCCCGACCCGCCCGAGCGTGCCGCGGTGCTCGCCGCGGTGCTGCGCGCCGCCGTCGCGGACGCCGTGCGTCACGGGCGTGTCCTCGTGGCCCGCGGGCCGGGCGGCGACGTGCTCGGGGCAGCCGTCTGGCTGCCTCCGGGGGCGTACCCCATGACGGGCGGGCGCAGCGCCGCCGCGGCGCTCCGGCTGCTCCGCGCGGCCGCGCGCAGGCCCGGGGCCATGCGCGCCGCCGCGAGCTTCGGGGCGGCGGTCGACCGGGCGTTCCCCGACCGACGCGAGGACCCGGTCGCATACCTCCAGGCGCTGGGCGTGTCACCGGCCCACGCCCGTCGAGGGGTCGGCCGCGCCCTGCTCGCCCCGCTGCTCGCCGCGCCCTTCGCGACCTATCTCGAGACCGCCGAACCGGTCAACGTCGGCTACTACGAGCGGGTCGGCTTCTGCGTGCTGCCCGGCAGCCCGGGAGCGATCGGCGGGAGCGGCCCTGCGATGTGGCGGATGCGGCGCCCGGCACCCGGCGCTCCGCCTGCCCGCTGA
- a CDS encoding TrkH family potassium uptake protein, which yields MARNHGAGRAPATSGRRWLPRGLEVDLRPRHPAQVVSIAFLVGIAVATLLLRLPVASAEGSTSWLQALFTATSAVCVTGLAVVDTGAHWSGLGQAVILAGIQVGGIGIMTLASVLALIVSRRLGLRSRLLTQTENAAFGLGDVRSVVLAVLRTSLVIEVVVALLLAARFALAYDMGVGTALWQGVFHSVSAFNQAGFALSSAGLADYVADPWVCFPVIVAIVLGGLGFPVLVELLRERRTPQTWSLHTKITVAGSAVLLVGGAAMITAFEWSNPGTLGPLSWPQKLLAGLFHGVQPRSAGFNTVDYGQMRDETWLGTDALMFIGGGSASTAGGIKVTTFFVLLFAIVAEARGDAHVQAFRRRIPPATLRLAVSVALLGVAWVFLGTLLLLALTEQSLDRVLFESVSAFGTAGASTGITATLPQPAQYVLVVLMFVGRVGIVTAASALALRERKQLYAYPEERTLIG from the coding sequence ATGGCCCGAAACCATGGCGCCGGGCGGGCACCGGCGACGTCAGGACGCCGGTGGCTGCCGCGCGGCCTCGAGGTGGACCTGCGGCCGCGCCACCCGGCACAGGTCGTGAGCATCGCCTTCCTGGTCGGGATCGCCGTCGCGACGCTCCTGCTGCGCCTGCCTGTCGCGTCGGCCGAGGGGTCGACCAGCTGGCTGCAGGCGCTGTTCACCGCGACCTCCGCCGTCTGCGTCACGGGCCTGGCGGTCGTCGACACCGGCGCGCACTGGTCGGGGCTCGGCCAGGCGGTGATCCTCGCCGGCATCCAGGTCGGCGGCATCGGGATCATGACCCTGGCCTCGGTTCTCGCTCTCATCGTCTCGCGGCGGCTGGGGCTGCGCAGCCGGCTCCTGACGCAGACCGAGAACGCCGCCTTCGGGCTGGGGGACGTGCGCAGCGTCGTGCTGGCCGTGCTGCGCACCTCCCTCGTCATCGAGGTCGTGGTCGCGCTGCTGCTCGCCGCGCGCTTCGCCCTCGCGTACGACATGGGGGTCGGGACCGCGTTGTGGCAGGGCGTCTTCCACTCGGTGTCCGCCTTCAACCAGGCCGGGTTCGCGCTCTCCTCGGCCGGCCTGGCGGACTACGTCGCCGACCCCTGGGTCTGCTTCCCCGTCATCGTCGCGATCGTCCTCGGCGGGCTGGGCTTCCCGGTCCTGGTCGAGCTGCTGCGCGAGCGCCGGACGCCGCAGACGTGGAGCCTGCACACCAAGATCACGGTGGCCGGGTCGGCGGTCCTGCTGGTCGGCGGCGCGGCCATGATCACCGCGTTCGAGTGGTCCAACCCCGGCACGCTGGGGCCGCTGTCCTGGCCGCAGAAGCTGCTGGCCGGGCTCTTCCACGGCGTGCAGCCGCGCTCGGCCGGCTTCAACACCGTCGACTACGGCCAGATGCGGGACGAGACCTGGCTGGGCACCGACGCCCTGATGTTCATCGGCGGCGGCAGCGCGTCGACCGCCGGCGGCATCAAGGTGACGACCTTCTTCGTCCTGCTCTTCGCCATCGTCGCCGAGGCCCGCGGGGACGCGCACGTCCAGGCCTTCCGCCGCCGCATCCCGCCCGCGACGCTCCGGCTGGCCGTGTCGGTCGCGCTGCTCGGCGTCGCCTGGGTGTTCCTGGGGACGCTGCTGCTGCTGGCCCTCACCGAGCAGTCCCTCGACCGCGTGCTCTTCGAGTCGGTGTCGGCCTTCGGCACCGCGGGGGCGTCGACCGGCATCACCGCGACGTTGCCCCAGCCCGCGCAGTACGTCCTCGTGGTCCTGATGTTCGTCGGCCGGGTCGGTATCGTGACGGCCGCGTCGGCGCTGGCGCTGCGCGAGCGCAAGCAGCTGTACGCCTATCCCGAGGAGCGCACGCTCATCGGGTGA
- a CDS encoding potassium channel family protein: MGHNILEGGVLVIGLGRFGRALAESLTRAGTQVLAVDPRHEVVQEMSNRLTHVVEADWTSEEALRQIGAADFEVAVVAIGTDIEASIVATSALVDIGVPHIWAKAVSPAHGRILSRVGAHHVVLPEQDAGERVAHLLTEKILDFIALDDGFAISKMRAPQEAWGRSLGEARLRSKYGVTVVGVKRSGESFTYAQADTVVEQGDLLIVAAQADALERFAAETS; the protein is encoded by the coding sequence GTGGGACACAACATCCTCGAAGGCGGCGTCCTCGTCATCGGGCTCGGCCGCTTCGGGCGCGCGCTGGCCGAGTCGCTCACCCGCGCGGGCACCCAGGTCCTGGCTGTCGACCCGCGCCACGAGGTGGTGCAGGAGATGTCCAACCGGCTCACGCACGTGGTGGAGGCCGACTGGACGAGCGAGGAGGCGCTCCGCCAGATCGGGGCGGCCGACTTCGAGGTCGCGGTCGTCGCGATCGGCACCGACATCGAGGCCAGCATCGTGGCCACCTCGGCGCTGGTCGACATCGGCGTGCCGCACATCTGGGCGAAGGCCGTCTCCCCGGCCCACGGGCGCATCCTCAGCAGGGTCGGGGCGCACCACGTCGTGCTGCCCGAGCAGGACGCCGGCGAGCGCGTCGCGCACCTGCTGACCGAGAAGATCCTCGACTTCATCGCGCTGGACGACGGCTTCGCCATCTCCAAGATGCGAGCGCCGCAGGAAGCCTGGGGCCGGTCTCTCGGCGAGGCCCGGCTGCGCTCGAAGTACGGCGTCACGGTCGTCGGGGTGAAGCGCTCCGGCGAGTCGTTCACCTATGCCCAGGCGGACACCGTCGTCGAGCAGGGCGACCTGCTCATCGTCGCCGCGCAGGCCGACGCGCTGGAGCGCTTCGCGGCCGAGACGTCGTGA
- a CDS encoding Trp biosynthesis-associated membrane protein translates to MLAAVALGGAVALLSGGRTWATVSAGAGSPVAAPPAELTAGDVAATVPALGLVALAGVAGLVAARGPLRRGVAVLVALAGLGLAVVAARAGTSRSAAADAASGELPAGGDLQVSFSAWPWVAAAAGVVVALAGAVAVLRAGRWAAMSARYDAPDRSGRTPAKDAWAALDRGEDPTD, encoded by the coding sequence GTGCTCGCCGCGGTCGCCCTGGGCGGCGCGGTGGCGCTGCTCTCGGGCGGGCGCACCTGGGCGACGGTCTCGGCAGGGGCCGGCTCGCCGGTCGCCGCCCCGCCCGCCGAGCTGACGGCGGGCGACGTCGCGGCGACGGTGCCGGCGCTGGGGCTGGTCGCCCTCGCCGGCGTGGCCGGGCTCGTCGCCGCACGCGGGCCGTTGCGCCGGGGCGTCGCCGTCCTGGTGGCGCTGGCCGGGCTGGGGCTGGCCGTCGTCGCGGCCAGGGCCGGCACGTCGCGGAGCGCCGCCGCCGACGCCGCCTCCGGGGAGCTGCCCGCCGGCGGTGACCTCCAGGTGAGCTTCTCGGCCTGGCCCTGGGTGGCCGCGGCCGCCGGCGTGGTCGTCGCGCTGGCCGGCGCCGTCGCGGTGCTGCGGGCCGGGCGCTGGGCCGCCATGAGCGCGCGCTACGACGCGCCGGACCGCTCGGGCCGGACGCCGGCCAAGGACGCCTGGGCCGCGCTGGACCGGGGCGAGGACCCCACCGACTGA
- a CDS encoding anthranilate synthase component I: MEEFRALAVDRRVIPVTRRLLADGETPVGLYRKLAGERPGTFLLESAEHGGVWSRYSIVGARSAATLTESAGEAVWLGTPPVGLPTGGDPLEAVRATLEALHTSRLPGLPPLTGGLVGYIGYDAVRRLERLPTLAADDLQLPELGLLLATDLAVLDHVDGTVLLVANAVNWDDSPERVDESYADALSRLERMTEELSRPAPATVATLDAAVEPAYTGRTDRDAYLASVETAKEAIRAGEAFQIVVGQRFELETRASALDVYRVLRLTNPSPYMYLLRMPQGFDIVGSSPEALVKVTGGRAMLHPIAGTRPRGATPEEDAALATELLADPKERAEHLMLVDLGRNDVGRVSTAGSVEVVDFMSIERYSHVMHIVSTVVGTLAPGRTAFDAVAACFPAGTLSGAPKPRAMEIIEELEPTRRGTYGGIVGYLDFAGDADTAIAIRTAVLRDGRAYVQAGAGIVADSDPVAEDAECRHKAAAVLRAVATAGTLRAAGPLGPAGSA; the protein is encoded by the coding sequence CTGGAGGAGTTCCGCGCGCTCGCCGTCGACCGTCGGGTGATCCCCGTGACGCGCCGCCTGCTCGCGGACGGGGAGACGCCGGTCGGGCTCTACCGCAAGCTCGCGGGGGAGCGGCCGGGCACGTTCCTGCTGGAGTCGGCGGAGCACGGGGGCGTCTGGTCGCGCTACTCGATCGTCGGTGCCCGCAGCGCCGCCACGCTCACCGAGTCCGCGGGCGAGGCGGTCTGGCTGGGGACGCCGCCGGTCGGCCTGCCGACCGGCGGCGACCCGCTCGAAGCCGTCCGGGCGACCCTGGAGGCGCTGCACACCTCCCGGCTGCCGGGGCTGCCGCCGCTGACCGGCGGGCTCGTCGGCTACATCGGCTACGACGCCGTGCGCCGGCTGGAGCGGCTGCCGACGCTGGCCGCCGACGACCTGCAGCTGCCCGAGCTCGGGCTGCTCCTCGCGACCGACCTGGCGGTCCTCGACCACGTGGACGGCACGGTCCTGCTCGTCGCCAACGCCGTCAACTGGGACGACAGCCCCGAGCGCGTCGACGAGTCCTACGCCGACGCGCTCTCCCGGCTCGAGCGCATGACCGAGGAGCTGAGCCGGCCGGCGCCCGCGACCGTGGCGACGCTGGACGCCGCGGTCGAGCCGGCCTACACCGGGCGCACCGACCGGGACGCCTACCTCGCGTCGGTCGAGACGGCCAAGGAGGCGATCCGGGCCGGCGAGGCCTTCCAGATCGTGGTGGGCCAGCGCTTCGAGCTGGAGACGCGGGCGAGCGCGCTCGACGTCTACCGCGTGCTCCGGCTGACCAACCCGAGCCCCTACATGTACCTCCTGCGCATGCCACAGGGGTTCGACATCGTCGGCTCGAGCCCGGAGGCGCTGGTCAAGGTCACGGGGGGCCGCGCCATGCTGCACCCGATCGCGGGCACCCGACCACGTGGCGCCACGCCCGAGGAGGACGCGGCACTGGCGACGGAGCTGCTGGCGGACCCCAAGGAGCGGGCCGAGCACCTGATGCTCGTCGACCTCGGCCGCAACGACGTGGGCCGGGTCAGCACCGCAGGCAGCGTCGAGGTGGTCGACTTCATGTCCATCGAGCGCTACTCCCACGTCATGCACATCGTGTCGACCGTCGTCGGCACCCTCGCCCCCGGCCGCACCGCCTTCGACGCCGTCGCGGCCTGCTTCCCCGCCGGCACGCTGTCCGGGGCGCCGAAGCCGCGCGCGATGGAGATCATCGAGGAGCTGGAGCCGACCCGGCGCGGCACCTACGGCGGGATCGTGGGCTACCTCGACTTCGCCGGCGACGCCGACACCGCCATCGCCATCCGCACGGCGGTCCTGCGTGACGGGCGGGCGTACGTCCAGGCCGGCGCCGGGATCGTGGCGGACTCGGACCCGGTGGCCGAGGACGCCGAGTGCCGGCACAAGGCGGCGGCCGTCCTCCGGGCCGTGGCCACCGCGGGCACCTTGCGGGCCGCCGGGCCGCTCGGGCCGGCCGGCTCCGCGTGA
- the hisI gene encoding phosphoribosyl-AMP cyclohydrolase produces the protein MPGTPSTDPQPAPGRVSSSALDPAVAARLKRDASGLVAAVVQQWDTREVLMVGWMDDEALHRTLTTGRATYWSRSRQEYWVKGDTSGHVQHVKDVRLDCDGDALLVSVDQVGAACHTGDRTCFDATVLPVLPVLPAGTP, from the coding sequence GTGCCCGGAACACCCTCCACCGACCCCCAGCCCGCCCCCGGCCGCGTCAGCTCCAGCGCGCTCGACCCGGCCGTCGCCGCCCGGCTCAAGCGCGACGCCTCCGGCCTCGTCGCCGCCGTCGTCCAGCAGTGGGACACGCGCGAGGTGCTGATGGTCGGCTGGATGGACGACGAGGCGCTGCACCGCACGCTCACCACCGGCCGAGCGACGTACTGGAGCCGGAGCCGGCAGGAGTACTGGGTCAAGGGGGACACCTCCGGCCACGTCCAGCACGTCAAGGACGTCCGGCTCGACTGCGACGGCGACGCCCTGCTCGTGTCCGTCGACCAGGTGGGCGCCGCCTGCCACACGGGCGACCGGACCTGCTTCGACGCGACCGTGCTTCCCGTGCTTCCCGTGCTCCCGGCGGGGACCCCGTGA
- a CDS encoding DUF3152 domain-containing protein produces MAPVPRRPRARSRPVRTHARAGRARGRHVVTATGRVPAGRRLTAAALLCLACTVVAHLLPATRAGAPVAPALAEPARDVAAPPAPPARASTVTLTLARETAVGSRLAVAGSVTPRPATGTAVLLQRRDGGRWRTVQTLRTGTAGRYRSTVRHDEVGVYAYRAAVRRGPVSGPARTTAVRVHTYVVRTRGAFPSDVREFAATAAAAYGDPRGWLRGYQRFRAVRAGGDFTLVLAAASTVPSYGRVCDAHYSCRSGRYVVINEARWRSGSPPFRGPLAQYRRMVLNHETGHWLGLGHVGCPRSGALAPVMQQQSKGLAGCRPNAWPLDGEVRRLSG; encoded by the coding sequence GTGGCCCCCGTGCCCCGCCGTCCCCGCGCCCGGAGCCGTCCGGTGCGCACGCACGCGCGCGCCGGCCGGGCACGTGGCCGGCACGTCGTCACCGCCACCGGCCGGGTGCCTGCCGGTCGCCGGCTCACCGCCGCCGCGCTGCTCTGCCTGGCCTGCACGGTCGTCGCGCACCTGCTGCCAGCGACGCGGGCGGGCGCCCCGGTCGCCCCCGCGCTGGCCGAGCCTGCCCGAGACGTCGCCGCGCCCCCGGCACCGCCCGCGCGGGCATCCACGGTCACGCTGACGCTGGCGCGGGAGACGGCGGTGGGCTCCCGGCTCGCGGTCGCCGGCTCGGTGACCCCGCGCCCCGCCACCGGCACGGCTGTCCTGCTCCAGCGACGTGACGGCGGCCGGTGGCGGACGGTGCAGACGCTGCGTACCGGCACCGCCGGGCGGTACCGCTCGACGGTGCGCCACGACGAGGTGGGCGTGTACGCGTACCGGGCCGCCGTCCGGCGCGGCCCGGTGTCCGGCCCGGCCCGGACCACGGCGGTCCGGGTGCACACCTACGTCGTCCGCACCCGTGGGGCCTTCCCCAGTGACGTGCGGGAGTTCGCCGCGACCGCGGCCGCGGCGTACGGCGATCCCCGCGGCTGGCTGCGGGGCTACCAGCGCTTCCGGGCGGTCCGTGCCGGCGGCGACTTCACGCTGGTGCTCGCGGCGGCGTCCACGGTGCCGTCCTACGGGCGCGTCTGCGACGCCCACTACAGCTGCCGGTCGGGGCGCTACGTCGTCATCAACGAAGCGCGCTGGCGGTCCGGCAGCCCGCCGTTCCGGGGACCGCTGGCCCAGTACCGGCGCATGGTGCTCAACCACGAGACCGGGCACTGGCTCGGGCTCGGGCACGTCGGCTGCCCCCGGTCCGGCGCGCTCGCCCCGGTGATGCAGCAGCAGTCGAAGGGGCTGGCGGGCTGCCGGCCGAACGCCTGGCCGCTCGACGGCGAGGTCCGCCGGCTGAGCGGCTGA
- a CDS encoding TIGR03085 family metal-binding protein, producing MGQFAAAERAALCATLEAVGPDAPTLDEGWTARDLAAHLVLRERRLDAAPGILLKPLAGWTARVQRGIADRPWPGLVDAVRSGPPRWSPYALPGLDEQANLVELVVHHEDVRRARDGCEPRALPPGLEDALWARLARMGRLLYRSSRVPVLLRRDTGQEARAKGGTGSPVVVEGPAVELLMHAFGRGRAARVRLEGDADAVAQLSPGLPG from the coding sequence ATGGGACAGTTCGCCGCCGCGGAACGGGCCGCACTCTGCGCGACCCTCGAGGCGGTCGGGCCGGACGCCCCGACCCTGGACGAGGGCTGGACGGCGCGCGACCTCGCGGCCCACCTCGTCCTGCGTGAGCGCCGCCTGGACGCGGCGCCCGGGATCCTGCTCAAGCCGCTCGCCGGCTGGACGGCGCGGGTGCAGCGCGGGATCGCCGACCGGCCGTGGCCGGGCCTGGTCGACGCCGTGCGCTCCGGGCCGCCGCGCTGGTCGCCGTACGCGCTCCCCGGCCTGGACGAGCAGGCCAACCTGGTGGAGCTCGTCGTGCACCACGAGGACGTACGCCGCGCCCGGGACGGCTGCGAGCCGCGGGCGCTGCCTCCCGGGCTGGAGGACGCGCTGTGGGCCCGGCTGGCCCGGATGGGGCGGCTGCTCTACCGCTCGTCGCGGGTGCCGGTGCTGCTGCGCCGGGACACCGGGCAGGAGGCGAGGGCGAAGGGCGGAACGGGCTCACCGGTGGTCGTGGAGGGCCCGGCGGTCGAGCTGCTGATGCACGCCTTCGGCCGCGGCCGTGCCGCCCGGGTGCGCCTGGAGGGGGACGCCGACGCGGTGGCGCAGCTCTCCCCCGGCCTGCCGGGGTGA